The following coding sequences lie in one Capsicum annuum cultivar UCD-10X-F1 chromosome 5, UCD10Xv1.1, whole genome shotgun sequence genomic window:
- the LOC107870431 gene encoding probable LRR receptor-like serine/threonine-protein kinase RPK1 → MVDVAVAIKYLHHGHATPTILCELKPANVLLDEDMVAHISDFGISKILAISKSRAHTKTMGIFGYIASEYGSEGKVSTSGDDCSYGIKMEVLAERRPIDEDICNKILDLRKSFQGT, encoded by the exons ATGGTTGATGTGGCTGTGGCAATTAAATATCTACATCATGGTCATGCCACTCCAACAATTCTTTGTGAACTAAAGCCAGCAAATGTTCTTTTGGATGAAGATATGGTGGCTCATATTAGTGATTTTGGAATCTCTAAAATTTTAGCCATAAGCAAGTCCAGGGCACATACCAAAACCATGGGCATTTTTGGTTACATTGCATCAG AATATGGCTCAGAAGGAAAAGTGTCCACTAGTGGTGATGATTGTAGTTACGGCATCAAGATGGAGGTTTTGGCCGAAAGAAGGCCAATAGATGAAGATATATGCAACAAAATTCTAGACTTGAGGAAATCTTTCCAGGGAACATGA